A section of the Adhaeribacter radiodurans genome encodes:
- a CDS encoding GAF domain-containing protein: MENTFGLPLIPENESERLAALRRLNLPKTYVEDGTFKHITAMAARMFQVPIAIVNVVEEYGVITLAGTGMEAGTVIPRGISLCSLSILDDNVTVFQQAKDEPCLLANPLVHGEFGLEFYAAAPLKTAHGQKIGALCLVDKKPRAFSALDQRILENLASIVMDEIMKKSQETDT, from the coding sequence ATGGAAAACACTTTTGGCCTTCCCCTCATCCCGGAAAATGAATCCGAACGGCTCGCCGCATTACGGCGGTTAAACCTTCCTAAAACCTACGTGGAGGATGGCACCTTTAAGCATATCACGGCCATGGCGGCACGCATGTTCCAGGTGCCCATTGCCATTGTCAACGTGGTGGAAGAATACGGTGTGATCACGTTGGCGGGCACCGGGATGGAGGCGGGTACCGTTATTCCCCGGGGAATAAGTCTGTGCTCCCTCTCTATCTTGGATGATAATGTGACGGTCTTTCAGCAGGCCAAAGACGAACCGTGTTTACTGGCCAACCCTTTGGTGCACGGCGAATTTGGTTTAGAATTTTACGCGGCCGCTCCCCTGAAAACGGCTCACGGGCAGAAGATTGGGGCCTTGTGTCTGGTCGATAAAAAGCCCCGGGCATTCTCCGCACTGGATCAGCGCATCCTAGAGAACCTGGCCAGTATTGTCATGGATGAAATAATGAAAAAATCGCAGGAAACTGATACTTAA
- a CDS encoding Pr6Pr family membrane protein — MRKGILTLIFLLEWIALLCQFYLNLHSQIASPAETIIRYFSYFTLDTNLLIALLSTCLLFRPNSKLAAFFSKQATQTAVAIYIFIVGLIYNLVLRFIWDPQDLQMLVDELLHVVNPVLFIIYWVLFSNQNQLNWKTIWYWFLYPIAYLLFVLIRASWAGFYPYPFLNVKTIGAQSVLINCLGISLLFLLLSAIFLIGGNFIAKRKSFALGKQ; from the coding sequence ATGCGTAAGGGTATTCTAACACTTATTTTCTTATTAGAATGGATTGCCTTACTCTGCCAGTTCTACTTGAATCTGCACAGCCAAATTGCCTCTCCTGCAGAAACCATCATCCGGTATTTTAGCTACTTTACGCTGGACACTAACCTCCTTATTGCTTTGCTCAGTACCTGTTTGCTTTTTAGGCCAAACTCTAAACTAGCAGCTTTCTTTTCCAAACAAGCCACACAAACGGCAGTAGCCATTTATATTTTTATTGTGGGACTTATCTATAACCTCGTGCTACGCTTTATTTGGGATCCCCAAGATCTTCAAATGCTGGTGGACGAACTCCTGCACGTAGTAAATCCGGTGCTTTTTATCATTTATTGGGTACTATTCAGCAACCAGAATCAATTGAACTGGAAAACCATTTGGTATTGGTTCCTTTATCCTATTGCTTATCTACTTTTTGTTTTGATTCGCGCCAGTTGGGCCGGCTTTTATCCGTATCCTTTTCTTAATGTTAAAACGATCGGTGCCCAGTCGGTTCTTATCAATTGTCTGGGTATATCCCTGCTCTTCCTGCTTCTTTCCGCTATTTTCCTGATTGGGGGAAACTTTATTGCCAAAAGAAAATCTTTTGCTCTGGGTAAGCAGTAA